GCCTTCTAGAGTTCTCATTGTCATTTCCCAAGCATTAGGCACCAAGGGCTGATTCACCCACTCATACATTTCCTTGCTGTATGCTTCCATACTTATATAGAGCTGGGATGGCTTTTCTTTCAAGTTCAAAATAACATCCGGTCTCACTCCTCTTGTAACTAGAAAAGTGGTTAGTCCTCTTCTGTGAAACTCCCTTATCAGCTCATCCAACCTATTATACAGTGTAGGTTCGCCAGTGAGACTTATAGCAACATGCTTCGGGTTCATTGCTTCCTCAAATAGAGTTTTATCAACCTTGGGATGAACTTTGTAGCCGCTTAGAAGCCTTCTTTGCCCCTCTATTATTTTATCTACGAGAGTGGAGATATCCTCATCAAAGTCCGGCATCTTTGTTTCGTTCCAATTTATACCAGCATCCTGCGGTCTAAGTCTCCAGCAATGGATACAGGCATTCCAGCACCAGAAAGCAGCTGGAGACATCTGTATACATCTGTGGCTCTCTATTCCATAAAATTTGCATTTATAGCAGTATCTGTTCTGAGTTAGAGCATTTCTTGTCCAGCTGCAGGTTTTCAATACTGTATGCTGATTAGCAAAATAGTATCCTTGCTTCTTCATTACCTCACTGAGCGCATCCAGCCCTTCCTTCTCTACGTTCATGCCCTCCACCTTTATTCTCTCTTTATATAAATAAAATAGCCGGCAATTAATAAAATGATGATAATAATAGCAGCATAATCAATTGTTCTTGCATAATTCTCAACAATAACCCAATTTTCTCCAAGTAAATAGCCTAAATATGTAAGTATAGCGTTCCAGGGAATTGAACCAACCAGAGTTAGCAACAGAAAAGGAAGAATTTTCATTTTCGCAATTCCTGCAGGAAGTGAGACAACAGTTCTAACTGCTGGCATCATTCTTCCGGAAAACACTATCATGTTCCCATACCTGATGAAGAGATTTCTCGCCCTCTCGATGTCCTTTTCGCTTATCAAGAAATACTTGCCATATTTCTCTACGAAGGAAAGTCCAGGCCCACTTCCAATTTTGTAAAGGATAAAAGCTCCTAGAAGATTGCCGAGGGTTCCAGCCAATATTACTAGCACTAAATTCAATTGACCTCTCCAGACCAGAAAACCAGAAAAGGTCATAACGATCTCGCTGGGAATTGGGATTAGAGCACTCTCAAGCGTCATCAGAATAAAAATTCCTATGTATCCTATCCTCAATATTAGCTCAGTTGAGTAATTTACCACGGTTTCTACAGCTGATTTCCCCGTTCTAATTTGAATTACATAAATGGAAAAAAATGCTAATATTAGGATCGCAAAAAGGAAGAGGAAAAAAGTTTTATTGTTTTTACTCATATCTCTATTCCTCTTCAAGCCTGAGTTATTTTTTTGACCATTTGACATTTTTGAGCAACCGTAATCATTGAGATCCCTTTTGGTATTACTACTTCCTCTGCTATTTTTATACTTCTAATTTTTTCTCTGAAGATGTCTTCTGTCACATCATCTGTGAACACAATTTTTTTCACATTTAAGAGAAGAATAGGTCTATCTGCCTTCATAAGGTCGTTTGCTGTTATCCTTATTTCTCCTATGTCCTTAATTATAATAGACGTCTGCTGAGCTGGTAGTGCTGTCCTTATTGATGTAAGAGCTTTATCTGTGGACTTTTGAAATATCTCGAGCCCGGCATCTAGCGCAGAGAGAAAGTCCCTCATTGCCTCATTTATAGCAGTGCCAACCGTTATATTCAATTCCTTTGCTTTCCTCGATATTCTTTCGTAGAGATCCTTATCAATACCTCTGATCGTCACTGATACCTTCTTCTCCTCTTCCTCGTCTTTATTTTCCGTCATTTCCATCATCATTGTAATACTTGTAATACAAAGGTTTTTATATTTTCTCATTGTTTTATAAAATGTAATAAATTTACATTATTTCAATTTAAGATGGTGGTTTGTTCTTGAAAGAATCAAAGGAAAAGGAAATCCTGAGAGGAAACATTGATAGAATTCTCCTATCCATGGCAATTCCTCTAATGATTGCCGATCTCTCTCAAGTTCTATATAATGTTGCCGACACTCTCTGGCTAAGCTGGTTGGGTCCAGCACAGGTCGCTGCCCCGACTGTATCATGGCCTCCAATCTATGTGCTTCTCTCTTTTGGAAATGGGGTTATCTCAGTGGGCTATGCGAATATATCAAAGGCTTGGGGAAGGGGGGATTTTGAGGAGGGAAAGAAAAGAGCAGGAGCTCTCTTAACTTTTTCATTCCTCTTCTCTCTGCTAGTGTCAGGCATCTCTCTCGCTTTTAGCAATGATATCCTGAGAGCCATGGGAGTTCCCCAAGACGTCTTTTCCTTTGCCTCAATTTATTTCCGAATAATGCTCATTACCACACCTCTAGCCTATATAACAATAGCCTTCTCAGTTATCACCTCATCAGTTGGAGATGCGTATATATCAATGAGAGTTTCCCTTCTCTCTTCCATCTTGAATGTTGTTCTCGATCCTTTCCTCATATTTGGATTGCTTGGCTTTCCAAAACTAGGTGTTGAGGGAGCAGCCCTAGCCACACTTATAGCAAATGCAACAAGCGCAGGATATAGCCTATTTTTTCTATTTAATAAATACGAAAAAATGCATCTTTCTCTATCACATTTGAAATTGTCCTATGAGTGGTTCAAAGAAGCTATAAAGATTGGCTTTCCACTGGGAATTCACAGATCCTCCAATTCGCTCGGTCAAACTGTGCTTGTATCCTTTATCTCGATTTATGGCTCAGGGGCTCTTGCCGCTTATGGCATCAGCATGAGGCTAATAGATCTCGTACAAACCTATACTTCTGGAATGGGTAAATCAACAGCAGTAGTGGTTGGAATGAACTGGGGGAGTGGAAACAGGGAAAGAGTCCACAAGGCATCAATCTCCTCGATCAAGCTAATGTTTATTACACTTATGATTTTAGGGGCATTTCTGGGAATTTTTAGTAAAGAGCTAATAGAAATTTTCTCCAAAGATATGGAAGTGATTTCTCTAGGATCTTCTCTCCTTCTCTATTCAGCATTTTCTCTTCCTTTCTTCGGCATTTTCTATTCAACTTATGGAATCTCCAATGGAATTGGTAATACCTATTTCTTCGGCATTCTCTCCATCCTAAGAACATGGGTATTCAGAATCGGCATTATTGCTATACTAATTGCTATATATAGCATTCCTATTAATGTTATATGGATGATATTAGCATTAAGCAATGTTCTTTCTGGCATACTAGGACTGATGTGGGTTAAAAAGCAGCTCCAAAATAAATAGAACTGCATATTGATGTTTATTATTATGGGAGAGGAAAGCATTATATGAAGAAGCCAGTAAAATTCCCAGTGTTAGACTACTTCAAATTCAGGATGAGCAATTATTAATTTGATGTTATTGGGATGTCTGGAGGTTAGAGAAGAGTACCCGAAAGCAAAATAAAAAAGAAAAATCTTCTTTGGCTGACCTCCTCTTCACGATCTAACTCTTACCGAAAAGATTAAAATGATAACCACAATTGGGAACTTTGCCTGTGCCCAGGGCAGGTTAGTGTGTAAACATGCTTGTTCTCGAAAAACAACCGGAAGGCATTGAAAAGTTCGTGGAAAAGGTCTATTGACCCCAGCCAAGGGGGTCTGGAGCAACAAACCTCAACTTCTGTAGGATTCTGAACCACTTCATGAAAGGGGTTCTTTCCCCAAGTATTTTTGCTTAATTGCGCTAATTGGAAAAGCAATAACGTCAGATGATGAACAGCAAAAACTATTGGAGAAAAATATATTTAGAAAGCTTTTTCAACAATTCCCTCTCTTCTTCTTTAATGATCTTTTCCCCTCAATCTAATTCAATAGCTCTATTTCAATTTTCACAAAATCATCAAAGACATCTTTTTTTCCTTTTCATCCGCCTTTTATCCTTACAAACAATTCCTATTTTTCTTACATGTAAAACAATTTTTGTCGTCTTTTTTTATATTAGAAAACAGAGTTTATTGGCCATTTCGACATTTTTGTTAAAATGAGAATATAATGGAATAAATGACGCCCAGACTCACTGGAGAAGCACATAGAGTAAAGAAATGCATGATCAACATTTCTACAAACATGAAAAGGCAAGAACCTATTCCCAGCCTCAATGTTATATGCTTTTGAGTAATACTTTCAAGCTCGGGGATGGGCTGACCCAGCTGAACTGGGGATGTAGCCCTAAGCTTCTCCAGAACCTTCTTTTTTAGTATTGTGAGGAGGTCAGTTTTAGGGAGAGAAGTAACTCAATTAACCTCTATTCTCAGAGAACGGAAAGGAAGAATGCCATGGAATCCTCAGCAGAATTAAAAAAAGATGATTGATTTAAATGCAAAGTTTCATTTTTTGCTCTTCTTCAGCTTCTCAAATTCAGCCTTACTGAGAATGCGATAAATTGTTATTCCTGTCTCCGGACTCTTGCCCTTCACTGCTGGTCTTCCATTCTTCAATGTGACAATTTCTGGATTCAGCAACTTTACCTTCTTCTTTGCCTTTACGTCGAATGCCTCAAATTCCATTTATGTTCTCCCGGTATTTTAATATAACCATTTCATATATATATTTAATGTTTTTACCGAACAATAAATACATGTTTTATAATTAAGAAAAACATATAATTATAATATGGAAAATAAACAAATAATTGTTATTACTATAAAATCATATATACTTATTCTTAATTTTTTAGTCCAGCTTTTCTTTCTATGTGGATATTTAAAATGTATGGCTTCAGCCAAATATGTTGAAGCGTTGAAAGAAAAAACAATTATTGGAATTGGAACGGACCTTGCTAGCGAGAAGAATCGACTTATTCCTCTTCCTCTTATTGCATCATACGCTTCAGAGGATATTTCCTGGAGGTACTGCACAAGTCTCAATACAATTGGAATGGCATATCCAGCGATGGGTGGGATTCCTATTTTTCTTAGAATCAGGGGAATATCGCTTGGTTCAATCAGAGCGAAAGAAGTCACAGCACCGGCTCCCACCAAAGTTATTGAGATAGATGTAAACAGAGCATTTTTCCATCCTTGGAACACAAGTCCAAATAGGAAAGATGGTATAAACAGCATCAAGTAGAGCTTATATAGACTTTTTATTTTTCCAGTTATTAGTGATAGAAAAGCAACAGATAGCAGAGCCTGAACAATTTTTCCATAATATAGCATTCCAAAAACCCAGATGAAAAACAACAGAGCAGTCATCACGTTTATCTTGAACCTCAAGAAAAATCGGGAGCTCAATTGCTATTCCTCCTGCTACCTCTTTCGTAGCACAGCAGCTTCTGTTAGTGGAAAGTTCAATTTCAATAAATGTCCTCTCATGATTACGTTCTGAGGAGTATCATCCGCAATTATTCTTCCATCTTTCAGCAAAATGAAGCGATTAGCAATTTCCTGTGAAAATTCTATATCGTGACTCGCTATAACAATAGTTGAGCTTAGCTTCTGAAGCAAAAAAGCTATCATTTTTTTCTCTCTATTTCCAAGTCCAGTGGTAGGCTCATCAAGCAGGACTGCGTCTGGATTCCAAAGTGAAGCAACCATGATGGAAATGAGTCTTGCTTGACCCATAGAAAGCAAAAAAG
The Fervidicoccaceae archaeon genome window above contains:
- a CDS encoding energy-coupling factor ABC transporter ATP-binding protein: MFLLEKVSLKDRLYDIDLRIERGEKVALIGPNGSGKTTLLRIMFGSLKGYTGKVVRPEKIGASWQNPYLSFFNETVEKELSSLPGRGEAMDILKSLKMENILEKSPFLLSMGQARLISIMVASLWNPDAVLLDEPTTGLGNREKKMIAFLLQKLSSTIVIASHDIEFSQEIANRFILLKDGRIIADDTPQNVIMRGHLLKLNFPLTEAAVLRKR
- the twy1 gene encoding 4-demethylwyosine synthase TYW1, with translation MNVEKEGLDALSEVMKKQGYYFANQHTVLKTCSWTRNALTQNRYCYKCKFYGIESHRCIQMSPAAFWCWNACIHCWRLRPQDAGINWNETKMPDFDEDISTLVDKIIEGQRRLLSGYKVHPKVDKTLFEEAMNPKHVAISLTGEPTLYNRLDELIREFHRRGLTTFLVTRGVRPDVILNLKEKPSQLYISMEAYSKEMYEWVNQPLVPNAWEMTMRTLEGLSDYGRPTVLRITLIKGINMDEKAVKGFSKLIEIMQPTYIEPKAYMYVGASMLRLSKDNMPTYEEVISFAEKLSKATGYPIRSSSKASRIALLSKLERPIRFGKGCPEGWSQAD
- a CDS encoding MATE family efflux transporter, with amino-acid sequence MKESKEKEILRGNIDRILLSMAIPLMIADLSQVLYNVADTLWLSWLGPAQVAAPTVSWPPIYVLLSFGNGVISVGYANISKAWGRGDFEEGKKRAGALLTFSFLFSLLVSGISLAFSNDILRAMGVPQDVFSFASIYFRIMLITTPLAYITIAFSVITSSVGDAYISMRVSLLSSILNVVLDPFLIFGLLGFPKLGVEGAALATLIANATSAGYSLFFLFNKYEKMHLSLSHLKLSYEWFKEAIKIGFPLGIHRSSNSLGQTVLVSFISIYGSGALAAYGISMRLIDLVQTYTSGMGKSTAVVVGMNWGSGNRERVHKASISSIKLMFITLMILGAFLGIFSKELIEIFSKDMEVISLGSSLLLYSAFSLPFFGIFYSTYGISNGIGNTYFFGILSILRTWVFRIGIIAILIAIYSIPINVIWMILALSNVLSGILGLMWVKKQLQNK
- a CDS encoding DedA family protein, coding for MVNYSTELILRIGYIGIFILMTLESALIPIPSEIVMTFSGFLVWRGQLNLVLVILAGTLGNLLGAFILYKIGSGPGLSFVEKYGKYFLISEKDIERARNLFIRYGNMIVFSGRMMPAVRTVVSLPAGIAKMKILPFLLLTLVGSIPWNAILTYLGYLLGENWVIVENYARTIDYAAIIIIILLIAGYFIYIKRE